TCCATAACCCAAAATACCTACTTTCATCGTTTTCTCCTATATGTTGATTGCCCCGTCCGCAATGGTCAAGGGCATGATTTTCCAATCTACGTCCACGTCTTTTTCGGTCACGTAGCGGCGACCTACCGCCAAAAGCGTCGGCCCCGCGCCCGACAACGCCACCGCAAAACCCACGTCTTCCAACGTCAGTTTGACGGCGTACGCGCCCTCGATGAGGGGCAGACGATAGGGTTGATGCCAGCGGTCGTTGAAGACGGCTTTGATGAGGTCTATGTCCCCCGTGCGCAAAGCCTCGGGCAACAGCATACAACGCGCCGCGTTGTGTATGGCGTCCGCTCTCGAAAAGGCGGCGGGCACCACTTTTCTCGATTCTTTGGTGGCGAAAGAGAAGGGCGGGACGAGCGCGGTAAAGAATAGGTCGTTCGATACGGGCAAGCCGTAACTGAACACTTCGCCGTCCACGGTCATATTGACCACCAAGCCGCCGAGATACGCGGGCACCACGTTGTCGGGGTGACCTTCCATCTCGGTCATAATGTCGGTGAGAAGACGCCGGGACGCGTCCGCTTTGCCCAAAAGGGCGGCGGCCATCACGCCCGCGACGATGCAGGCCGCGCTGCTGCCCAAGCCCGACGAATAGGGGATATCGGCCTCCAAAAGGCGGATTTTGACGGGCGTGTGCCGCAGGCCCAATCTCGTCTGCGCATAGCGATAGGCGCGCAATACGAGGTTGTCCTCACCGCTGTCTTGGGGCGCGAACCCCGCGAGGACGTCCGCGTCGCTATGGGCGAAGACGAACGTATTGTAAAGTGACAACGCCACGCCCGCTATGTCAAAGGCGGGGCCGAGGTTGGCGCTGGACGCGGGCACCTTGACGGTGACGTGCGGCATCACGAGATCCTTTACCTCGTCTTTGGTGGTGACGTGGCGAGGCACGTCGCTTGCAAACAATTTGGCGATGCCTTGCGGTATGGCGGTCTTGGTGTACGCGGCCACGTCTTTTGCCACCTGCATCTCGTCCTCGGCAATGGGAAGCCCCAAGGCCTCCGCGATGGTGGAGGGGAATTTGTAGGGGTTTGCCGTAGACACGATGAGGGTGTGACGGCCCCCGTCGCGGTAGCACCGACAGGCCACCGCCGTATGCGGATCCACCAAGTAGTTCAGCTCGTCGAAGACCTCGCGGATAGAGGCGAGCGTGGTGGCGTTGTCGCAATAGGCGTAGTCGAAATCTTTGAGGTTGGCCATCACTTCGGGGGATACGGTATAGGCTTTTTGGGTACGCAAGGCTTCCATATAGGCGGCCACTTGCTTGCCGTCGCCGTCGGCGGCGTACCATAGCAACCGTTCGAGGTTGGACGATACCAATATATCCATCGCGGGCGAATAGGTCTTGTGGAAAGGTCTGTCGGCGTCGTAGGTCCCCGTGCGGAAAAAGTCGTACAGCACGTTGTTGGTATTGCTGGCCGAGGTCAAACGACCGATGGGCGTGCCTACCCGTTTGGCGAGGTAGGCCGCGAAAATGTCGCCGAAGTTGCCCGTGGGTACCACCACGTCCAGACTGTCGCCCATCGCGAGTTTGCCCTCTTGGACGAGCGCGAGGTAGGCGTAGACGTAGTAGACCACTTGGGGCACCAGGCGGCCTATGTTGATGGAGTTGGCCGAGGACAACTTGACCGCTTCTTCCCCCTCGGGATAGGCGGCGAACAACTGCTTGACGTAGGTCTGGCAGTCGTCGAAATTGCCTTCCAACGCGTAGGCGTGCGTATGGTCGTCCGTAAAGGAGAGCATTTGCTTCTCCTGCATTTGCGACACGCCGCCCAAGGGATACAGGACGAGGGTGTCGAACCCCTCCGCGCCTTTGAAGCCCGACAGGGCCGCGCCGCCCGTATCGCCCGAGGTGGCCACCAGCACCAAGGTACGGTGGGTCAGCCCCAATTTGCGTTTGGCGACGGCCACGAGGTGGGGCAGGACGGTCAACGCCATATCCTTAAAGGCCAAGGTCGGCCCCCACCACAATTCCAAAAAGGTGCGGTTGCCGAAGGTGGACAGCGCCACTTCGCCCGAGGGAAAGTTCTCGGGGTTGTAGGCTTTGTCGACCACTTCGTCTATCTCTTCCGCGGTGAAATCGTCAAAGAAAAGCGCGAAGACTTTGCGGGCCACGTCGCGGTAGCTTGCGCCCGCGAGGGCCGTCAGATCCAATTCGTTCAGGCGTTCCGGCACGAAAAGACCGCCGTCACGGGCGATGCCCTCGACGATGGCGGTGCTGGCCGATACTCGTTCGTTTCCGCGTGTGCTGACGTACATAAATTCACCTTCGGAGCGCAAGATCGCCGCTCCTACGGGGTGTCGATTTTGTTTATTAAACAAAACCCCGTATAACCATCATACAATATTTGTACCCCAAAAACCAAACGAAGAAAGGTGTATTTGCAAAAAATAAGCGCAAATATGGCTATTTTTTTGCGATTATTTACAAAAGAACGCCCGAAGACAAAGAACTTCCTCGGGCGTTGCGTCGTTAAAGCGCGTTTATTCGTCGTTTTTTCGTTCGTATTTGTCGCACAAGGCGTTGATTTGGTTGGTGAAACGCGCCAATTCTTTGTTGGCGCCCCCTCTGTTTTGCTCGATGACGTTCATGAGGCGTTTGCCCGCCAGGCGCAAGGCCTCGAATACGGCCACGGCGCGGCGGTGCGCCTTCACTTTCTTGGGCACTTCCTTGACGGGGGCTTTGTACAGACAACTGCCGTCCGCGAGGTCGAATTCGTCCCCGCTGTAGGGGGCTACGGCTTCCACGCCGAGGCGCACTTTGACTGTCTCGGCGAAGACGTCCGTCACCGCGCTTTCCCCGTGGTTGACGAACACTTTTTGGGCCTCGGTGGTCTTGAGCCAATCCAAAAGCATATCTCTGTCCGCGTGGCAACTCGTGCCTTTCATCGCCATAATATGCGCCTTGACGGCTATCTCCTCGCCGAATATCTCCACGTAGGCGGCGCCGTCCAGCAGTTTGCGCCCCAACGTGCCTTCGGTTTGGTAGCCCACGAACAGCACGGTGCATTCCTCCCGCCACAAGTTGTGTTTGAGGTGGTGACGGATTCTGCCCGCGTCGCACATACCCGCCGCCGATATGATGACTTTGGGCGTTGGATTCGTGTTGATGGCGCGCGACTCCTGCTCGGTGACCGACAGGTGCAGGTTGCCGAAGCCGATGGGGTTGACGCCCTCGGCCATCAAAGCGAGGGCTTCCTCGTTGAGATAGCCTTCGAGGTCTTGGCTGTATATATGCGTGGCGTCCACGGCCAACGGACTGTCCAAATAGACCGGAAAGTCGGGGTACGAGGGTACCTTTTTGCGTTCCTTGATGATGCGCAAGAGGTACAGTAGTTCCTGCGTTCTGCCCACCGCGAAAGAGGGTATTACCACGTTGCCGCCTCGTTTGAGCGTCTCTTCTATGACGGTGGACAACTGCTCCACGAAGTCCTCTCGTTCTCCGTGCAGGCGGTCGCCGTAGGTAGATTCCACCACGGCGTAGTCGCACGTGGGCGGAGTGGCGGTGGCGCGTATGAGCGGGCGGGGCGGGTTGCCCAAATCGCCCGAGAAGAGAATGCGGCGGTTTTGGCCGTCTTCGGTGATATCGAACAAAGCGGACGCCGAGCCCAAGAGGTGCCCCGCGTCGTAAAAGGTGACGGTCAGCCCGTCCGCAATGCGCACGGTGTCCCCGTAGGCGTAGCCGTCGAACATATCCATCGCGCGTTCCACGTCCTCGGCGGTGTAGAGGGGCTTATATTCCTCTTCGTCCGCGCGTTTGGCGCGGCGATTGCGCCACTTGGCCTCGAACTCCTGCACGTGGGCGGAGTCGCGCAACATTATCGCGCACAGGCGCTTGGTCGCTTCGGTGGTGAGAATGGGCGCGTCGTAGCCGTTGGCGACGAGGAAAGGAATCTTGCCCGAGTGGTCGATATGCGCGTGCGTCAGCACCATCGCGTCTATTTGGGTGGTCGCCACGGGCAACTCGCACGTCTCGAACATTTTGGGCCCTTGCTCCAATCCGCAATCTATCAAAACGCGTTTGCCGCACGCTTCCAAAAGGGTGCAGGACCCCGTCACGTTGTGCGCCGCGCCGATAAAGGTAATTTTCATAAACTCGTCTCCTCCGGTCGCAATCGTAGGAAAAGTCAAGGACTTTTCTCCTTACAGTATATACCAAAAACGCTCAAAATGCAATAGTCAACTTTCACGGACGGCGCGCGGGGCATAAAGGCGAGGGCACCCGCATATCTTTTGGTATGGAAAACCAAGCGCATACCCTGACTATCGCCACCAAAATCACCGTTACGGGCGTGGAAAACGTCCTCACCATGACCGACAAGTTGGTCGAAGTAGCCCTGGCGGACAACGTGTTGAGCCTCTCGGGCGTGGGCTTTACGCCTTTGCACCTATCGGTAGAGGAGGGCAAGTTGGTGCTGGCGGGGAGCGTTTCGTCCCTGCGGTACGCCAAACAGGCGGGCAAAGAGTCCTTTTTCAAGAGGTTGATGAAATGAATACGGTCGATATGCAGCCTTTGGTCTTTTTGGCGTGTTTGGGCGCGGGCGTATTCTCCGCGCTGTTCTACGGTTTTTTGTACGTCGTACGCGTTCTCGCCAAAGGGCGCAAGGCCGTGGAACTCCTTGCGGACGCCGTATTCGTGTCCGTCGCGGCCACTTCCTATTTTCTCGTTTTGTTCTATACGGGATTCGGCGAAATGCGTTTTTACACGGTGGCGGCTTTCTTGGGCGGATTCTTCGCGTTGTACGCGCTGTTGTATCCCCTCAAAGACAAGGTCAAGGCGCATCTTACGCAAGGTAAATCCATCAAGCCTCACCTCGACCGCCTGTTCAAAAAAGGCCGAAAAGACGAGGCGAAGCAATAGCGTTTTGCGTCGGCGTGCCGTTTGGCACGCTATTTCGTTTCGGGCAGATACCGCGCCACGATACCCCAAGGCGGGGTGACCAAGCGGTTGTTGACGAGCCAAAATACGGGGGTGTCCAACGCCATGCTTTCGGGCGGGAAGACGGCGTAGCCGTCCGTGAAGATGATGATGCCCGTGATCTCTTCTTTTTCGTAGAGGTGCTTGCGGAAATAGTCGAACACCGCGTGGAAGTTGGTGCCGCCGCCCCCTCTGGGAACGATCTTGCGCACGTCTTCGAAGGTCTCGAAGTCCACGGGCTCGGTGACCTTGGCGTCGAAAAAGGACAATTTGCCCGATAGAGCGCCCCCGAATTGGTCTATACCGCCCTTTATCTCGCTGAACGCCCGCGCCATATCTGCGTTGGAGATGGAGCCCGAGGTGTCCATCACGAGCCACAGGTTTTTCACCGTATCGGTCGGCTCGTTGAAGTCGGGCAAAAACACGTCCGCAAAGCGCCTGTCGGGGGGCATGAAGGAGTAGTCGGTCACGTCGGTCTGTATGAAGTTTTGGAGTAAGAGCCGCCAATCGATGGTCGGCCTCGTCAATTCGTCGTAGTAGCGTTTGGCCAATTCCGCGCCCTTGCCCGCGTGTACGCCCTGTTCCATCGTGGTTTTGGCCGCGTCCATAATGCGCCCTTGCCATTCGGCTTTGGCGGCGGCAGATACTTCGCTCCACCGCGAGTGGTCGTCCAGCCGCCCCTCGTCGTAGGCGGACGTGTCGTAGTCCTCGTGCCAATCGCCCGTGCCGTCTTTTGCGTTCGCTTCGTTTTCGCCGCGGGTGCCGCCGCTACGACTGTCGCCGTTCGCATCGTCCGCGTCGGTTTGCTCGTTGCCGCCTTCGCCCTCGTCGTCGCCCATCGGCCCTCCCGCCGTATCGCTTTTTTTGCGTTTTTTGCCGCTCTTGTGCGGTTTGAGCGTATCGAGGAGCATTTTGTACACGTCCTCGGCGGTGTAGAGGTAGCCCTCTTTTCCGTTGGGCTCGAGGTGGATGAGTTCGGTGCCCTTCACCGTAACGTCCAGCCCCAATGTATGCAGAATTGTGCTGTTGACCACGATATCCGCGGCGATGTTGTAGAGTAGTTGATTGTACCCCCGCCCGCGGAAACAATGCCCCAACACCACGTGCATCAGCTCGTGCAGCATCACCACTTCCAATTCGTCCCGCGGCATATCCTCGCAGAACGCTTGGCCGAAATACACCCGTTCGCCGTCCGTGCAAGCGGTGGGGCATTGGGTATCGACGGCAAAAATAAGGCTGTGCATCAGCAAGCCGAAAAAGGTGCTGCGTTCCAACACGTCTATTTTGCAGGCGATGATATTTTCGACTAATTTGCGTTGGTCCATTTAGAAAAGGTTGGCGTGCTTACCCACCCATTGCATGAATTCGGGGATCTGCATCAGTTGCTTTTTGACCGCTTCGCCTTTGGCGAGCATCTCCTTGAAAAAAGTGGCCGTGTAGTCGGGCGGGAAGTTGGTGCTGTAAGCCACCAACGCGCGCGTTTTGGGTAGGTCTTTGCAGTCGCCCACGGCGGCTACGAAGAGGCGCACCGTGGCGTACAAAGCGTCGGGCGACTTGGGCACGGCTTGGTATTCGCCCGCAATGATTTTTTTGACGCTGGGCAAGGTGGCGTGCGTGCGGCACCAAGAGGAAAATTCGTTGGCGACGCCTACGCCCACCAAGCCCGCGATCATCGGGTAGGCCTCTTTCACTTCGGCGTAACAGCCTTGCAGTAAGACGTTGCTCACCATCTCCCAACTGCGCGGCGTGGCGTAGGCCACGTCGTCGTTGCCGCCGTTGAACGTGCACAGCAGATCCTGTCGGTTGGACAAAAAAACCACTACACGTAGGTCGAGTTTTTGCGCCGTCGCCCATTCTCGCCATGCGTCGAAGTCCACGTCTATCTGCAAGTGACACATACGGTTGGCGAGTGCTTTCGGCATCTTGTAGGCCACCGATTTGTCGGTGACGCGGTTGCCTGCGGCGATGACGATGCAGTTGTCGGGCAGGCGGTGCTCGCCGATGACTCTATCGAGGGTGATTTGGTAGGCCGCCGCCTGCACCGAGGGGAGCGCGGCCGATATTTCGTCCAAAAACAATATGTTCACGGTGTCCGCGTCCGCGCGCATATCGAAAATCTTGGGTCGTAGCCAAATGGCGAAGGTCTTGCTTTGGTCTGCGGTGGGAATACCCCTGAGGTCGATGGGGTTGAATAGCAGTAGGCGCACGTCGGTGACTTCCACCTTTTTGCCCGTATGCCGACGTATGTATTGCGCAAGTTGCCGTACGCCCTGCGATTTGCCCACGCCGGGAATGCCCCACAGCATGACGGCGGGCACTTTCCACACGGGTTCGCCGCTTTGAATGGTATTGACGTACAACGCGCCCAGCGAGTCCACCATAGCGGTGGGGGACATACCCACTATGCCCGTCGATTGTATTTCGGTTTTACTCATCGTCGTTCACTCCCAATTCTTTGTCAAGTTTTGCGAGGGTCTCCCTCGTTTTTTCGATTTCTTCTTCCAGATTGTCCACCCGCGACAACTCCTTTTGCGCGTCTTCGAGTTCGGCGGAGAGGTCGTTGAGGCGGTTTTTCAGCTCG
This window of the Clostridia bacterium genome carries:
- a CDS encoding threonine synthase — encoded protein: MYVSTRGNERVSASTAIVEGIARDGGLFVPERLNELDLTALAGASYRDVARKVFALFFDDFTAEEIDEVVDKAYNPENFPSGEVALSTFGNRTFLELWWGPTLAFKDMALTVLPHLVAVAKRKLGLTHRTLVLVATSGDTGGAALSGFKGAEGFDTLVLYPLGGVSQMQEKQMLSFTDDHTHAYALEGNFDDCQTYVKQLFAAYPEGEEAVKLSSANSINIGRLVPQVVYYVYAYLALVQEGKLAMGDSLDVVVPTGNFGDIFAAYLAKRVGTPIGRLTSASNTNNVLYDFFRTGTYDADRPFHKTYSPAMDILVSSNLERLLWYAADGDGKQVAAYMEALRTQKAYTVSPEVMANLKDFDYAYCDNATTLASIREVFDELNYLVDPHTAVACRCYRDGGRHTLIVSTANPYKFPSTIAEALGLPIAEDEMQVAKDVAAYTKTAIPQGIAKLFASDVPRHVTTKDEVKDLVMPHVTVKVPASSANLGPAFDIAGVALSLYNTFVFAHSDADVLAGFAPQDSGEDNLVLRAYRYAQTRLGLRHTPVKIRLLEADIPYSSGLGSSAACIVAGVMAAALLGKADASRRLLTDIMTEMEGHPDNVVPAYLGGLVVNMTVDGEVFSYGLPVSNDLFFTALVPPFSFATKESRKVVPAAFSRADAIHNAARCMLLPEALRTGDIDLIKAVFNDRWHQPYRLPLIEGAYAVKLTLEDVGFAVALSGAGPTLLAVGRRYVTEKDVDVDWKIMPLTIADGAINI
- a CDS encoding AAA family ATPase; translation: MSKTEIQSTGIVGMSPTAMVDSLGALYVNTIQSGEPVWKVPAVMLWGIPGVGKSQGVRQLAQYIRRHTGKKVEVTDVRLLLFNPIDLRGIPTADQSKTFAIWLRPKIFDMRADADTVNILFLDEISAALPSVQAAAYQITLDRVIGEHRLPDNCIVIAAGNRVTDKSVAYKMPKALANRMCHLQIDVDFDAWREWATAQKLDLRVVVFLSNRQDLLCTFNGGNDDVAYATPRSWEMVSNVLLQGCYAEVKEAYPMIAGLVGVGVANEFSSWCRTHATLPSVKKIIAGEYQAVPKSPDALYATVRLFVAAVGDCKDLPKTRALVAYSTNFPPDYTATFFKEMLAKGEAVKKQLMQIPEFMQWVGKHANLF
- a CDS encoding spore cortex biosynthesis protein YabQ: MNTVDMQPLVFLACLGAGVFSALFYGFLYVVRVLAKGRKAVELLADAVFVSVAATSYFLVLFYTGFGEMRFYTVAAFLGGFFALYALLYPLKDKVKAHLTQGKSIKPHLDRLFKKGRKDEAKQ
- a CDS encoding MBL fold metallo-hydrolase codes for the protein MKITFIGAAHNVTGSCTLLEACGKRVLIDCGLEQGPKMFETCELPVATTQIDAMVLTHAHIDHSGKIPFLVANGYDAPILTTEATKRLCAIMLRDSAHVQEFEAKWRNRRAKRADEEEYKPLYTAEDVERAMDMFDGYAYGDTVRIADGLTVTFYDAGHLLGSASALFDITEDGQNRRILFSGDLGNPPRPLIRATATPPTCDYAVVESTYGDRLHGEREDFVEQLSTVIEETLKRGGNVVIPSFAVGRTQELLYLLRIIKERKKVPSYPDFPVYLDSPLAVDATHIYSQDLEGYLNEEALALMAEGVNPIGFGNLHLSVTEQESRAINTNPTPKVIISAAGMCDAGRIRHHLKHNLWREECTVLFVGYQTEGTLGRKLLDGAAYVEIFGEEIAVKAHIMAMKGTSCHADRDMLLDWLKTTEAQKVFVNHGESAVTDVFAETVKVRLGVEAVAPYSGDEFDLADGSCLYKAPVKEVPKKVKAHRRAVAVFEALRLAGKRLMNVIEQNRGGANKELARFTNQINALCDKYERKNDE